One part of the Vogesella sp. LIG4 genome encodes these proteins:
- the sbcD gene encoding exonuclease subunit SbcD, translating into MRILHTSDWHLGQHFMGKSRQAEHQAFIHWLLQQVAAQQVDAVLIAGDVFDTGTPPSYARELYSQLVVALHAANVSLLVLGGNHDSAATLGESRALLACLGASVVPAVAAAPAEQVLLLKRRDGTPGAIVCAIPFIRPRDVLQSQAGQSAEDKQLGLQQAIQQHYQAVYQAACAQREALRMPLPIIATGHLTTVGASASESVREIYVGALEAFPTSAFPPADYIALGHIHRPQLVGGLEHIRYSGSPIPLGFDEAGQQKQVLLVDVDSLGLMAVTPLPVPCFQPLRTLRTLRGNLAELAGAIAEAAGQGTAEKPVWLDVQVQGDDYLSDLQQRIQQLVGELPLEVLRIRRERANAGAALEATARETLAELTPQDVFERRLAQETLDAPLLEQLQARYRQLLASLQEQDA; encoded by the coding sequence ATGCGCATCCTTCATACCTCCGACTGGCACCTGGGCCAGCACTTCATGGGCAAGAGCCGCCAGGCCGAGCACCAGGCTTTCATCCACTGGCTGCTGCAGCAGGTTGCCGCGCAGCAGGTGGATGCGGTACTGATCGCCGGCGACGTGTTCGATACCGGCACGCCGCCCAGCTACGCCCGTGAACTCTACAGTCAGCTGGTGGTGGCGCTGCATGCGGCCAACGTTAGCCTGCTGGTGCTGGGCGGCAACCACGATTCGGCGGCCACGCTGGGCGAAAGCCGCGCGCTGCTGGCCTGCCTGGGCGCCAGCGTGGTGCCGGCGGTGGCGGCAGCACCGGCCGAGCAGGTGTTGCTGCTCAAGCGCCGCGACGGCACGCCGGGCGCCATCGTCTGCGCGATACCGTTCATCCGCCCGCGCGACGTGCTGCAAAGCCAGGCCGGGCAGAGCGCCGAGGACAAGCAGCTTGGCCTGCAGCAGGCGATCCAGCAGCACTACCAGGCGGTGTACCAGGCCGCCTGTGCGCAGCGCGAAGCCTTGCGCATGCCGCTGCCCATCATCGCCACCGGCCACCTCACCACCGTGGGCGCCAGCGCCAGCGAGTCGGTGCGCGAAATCTACGTTGGCGCGCTGGAAGCCTTCCCCACCAGCGCCTTTCCGCCGGCCGACTACATCGCACTGGGCCACATCCACCGCCCGCAGCTGGTGGGCGGGCTGGAGCACATCCGCTACAGCGGCTCGCCGATTCCATTGGGCTTCGACGAAGCCGGCCAGCAGAAGCAGGTGCTGCTGGTGGACGTGGACAGCCTGGGGTTGATGGCGGTAACGCCGTTGCCGGTGCCGTGCTTCCAGCCGCTGCGGACGCTGCGGACGCTGCGCGGCAACCTGGCGGAACTGGCCGGCGCCATTGCTGAGGCGGCCGGGCAGGGTACGGCGGAAAAGCCGGTGTGGCTGGACGTGCAGGTGCAGGGCGACGACTACCTGTCCGACCTGCAGCAGCGCATCCAGCAGCTGGTGGGCGAGCTGCCGCTGGAGGTGCTGCGCATCCGCCGCGAACGGGCCAATGCCGGTGCGGCGCTGGAAGCCACCGCACGTGAAACCCTGGCCGAGCTGACGCCGCAGGATGTATTCGAGCGCCGCCTGGCGCAGGAGACACTGGATGCGCCGCTGCTGGAACAGCTACAGGCGCGCTACCGCCAGCTGCTGGCCAGCCTGCAGGAGCAGGACGCATGA
- a CDS encoding LysR family transcriptional regulator: MRSLQELEIFVRTAETGSLSATARLLDLTPAAASAALKRLEAELHVPLFVRSTRSLRLTAQGELYLAHCRQALELLASGRDALQSGGSQLRGTLQLSMPSDLGRNVLLPWLAAFQAQHPQLSLRMQVSDRLADVYREPVDLALRYGELPDSSLVALPLVPDNRRVLCAAPAYLQQYGAPQQPDDLRRHNCLCYMLGDAIHDSWRFFRHGSAQLVAVRGRQQLDDGDVVRRLAVAGYGIAYKSALDVADDLRAGRLQALCTDWQGDPAPLNLMCADRRQLSPAVQALRAFLAERLAAHAL; the protein is encoded by the coding sequence ATGCGATCACTGCAGGAACTGGAAATCTTTGTGCGCACCGCCGAAACCGGCAGCCTGTCCGCCACCGCGCGGCTGCTGGACCTCACCCCGGCCGCCGCCAGCGCCGCGCTGAAGCGGCTGGAGGCCGAGCTGCACGTGCCGCTGTTCGTGCGCTCCACCCGCAGCCTGCGGCTGACAGCGCAGGGCGAGCTGTACCTGGCGCACTGCCGCCAGGCGCTGGAGCTGCTGGCCAGTGGCCGCGATGCACTGCAAAGCGGTGGCAGCCAGCTGCGTGGCACGCTGCAGCTGTCAATGCCGTCCGACCTGGGGCGCAATGTGCTGCTGCCGTGGCTGGCGGCATTCCAGGCGCAGCACCCGCAACTATCGCTGCGGATGCAGGTGTCCGACCGTCTGGCCGATGTGTACCGCGAGCCGGTGGACCTGGCGCTGCGCTACGGCGAGCTGCCGGACTCCAGCCTGGTGGCGCTGCCGCTGGTGCCGGACAACCGCCGCGTGCTGTGTGCCGCGCCGGCCTACCTGCAGCAATATGGCGCGCCGCAGCAGCCGGACGATCTGCGCCGGCACAACTGCCTGTGCTACATGCTGGGCGATGCCATACACGACAGCTGGCGCTTTTTCCGCCACGGCAGCGCGCAGTTGGTGGCGGTGCGCGGCAGGCAGCAGCTGGATGACGGCGACGTGGTGCGCCGGCTGGCAGTGGCCGGGTACGGTATCGCCTACAAATCGGCGCTGGACGTGGCCGACGACCTACGTGCCGGCCGGCTGCAGGCGCTGTGCACCGACTGGCAGGGCGACCCGGCGCCGCTCAACCTGATGTGCGCCGACCGCCGCCAGCTCAGCCCGGCGGTGCAGGCACTGCGCGCCTTCCTGGCCGAAAGGTTGGCCGCACACGCTCTGTGA